One Candidatus Methanoplasma cognatum DNA window includes the following coding sequences:
- a CDS encoding DNA topoisomerase VI subunit B, whose translation MHSENIDDYASGNTNAHKMAAKQQEISVTEFFEKNKHILGFDSRSKSLLMGIKEAVDNALDACEEAGFLPDIFVRVERLPEEEEYRITVEDNGPGIIHKMMPNVFGRLLYGSRFHALRQSRGQQGIGISATVMYGNISTGKPAHIESKIEGADEVAWKMDITIDTKTNRPIVTNDTAFTWEGKEHGTRVEYTTKGRYITGKQSIFEYLRNTAIVNPHARVEFHDPEGKRYVFERATEQMPPKSKEIKPHPEGMEIGDLMKYAQNTQQKTVNAFLKNDFSRITDRISEEILTKAGIDPSAKPLSLTRDHCKSIINAIAQVKIMAPPTDCLSPIGDALIKKGLMHVLDGLRPDYYATPVTRPPKSVNGNPFVVEAGIVYGGEIPSDEQVTILRFANRVPLLYQQGACTITKALSEVDWRRYGLEQRGGRGIPFGPAIILVHVASTKVPFTSEGKEAVASFAELQNEIEQALRLCARNLKSHLNKMERKSKTSAKFEIVQELIPAMAKKASSMLGRPMPDLSRTISKIMNVVWVESGTKKEGKNALNVTYTIYNYTTNERTVRLHAQLPKECVNLTLFSNPHFIEMNDEGKSTWEIRGLQPSASLKIPFELKGELADTFDAEDIYISGINPVLVMGAEALPGDWGIKGLEITESDDVPVDEEEDTEEAEDLGDE comes from the coding sequence ATGCACTCGGAAAATATTGATGATTACGCCAGCGGGAACACGAACGCCCATAAGATGGCGGCTAAGCAGCAAGAGATATCGGTCACGGAGTTCTTCGAAAAGAACAAACATATCCTGGGGTTCGATTCCAGATCAAAGTCCCTTCTGATGGGGATCAAGGAGGCCGTGGATAACGCTCTGGACGCCTGTGAAGAGGCCGGGTTCCTGCCCGATATATTCGTACGGGTGGAACGTCTCCCGGAAGAGGAAGAATACCGGATAACCGTGGAGGATAACGGTCCGGGGATCATACACAAGATGATGCCCAACGTTTTCGGACGGCTCCTCTACGGCTCAAGATTCCACGCCCTCAGACAGTCGAGGGGGCAGCAGGGGATCGGGATCTCCGCCACCGTCATGTACGGGAACATCTCTACCGGCAAACCGGCGCATATCGAGTCCAAAATAGAGGGCGCGGATGAAGTGGCATGGAAAATGGATATCACCATAGATACGAAGACCAACCGCCCCATTGTCACCAACGACACCGCATTCACCTGGGAAGGAAAGGAGCACGGAACCAGGGTCGAATACACCACAAAAGGAAGATACATCACCGGCAAACAGTCGATATTCGAATACCTGCGGAACACCGCGATCGTCAACCCCCACGCAAGAGTGGAATTCCATGATCCGGAAGGGAAGAGGTACGTTTTTGAGAGAGCGACAGAACAGATGCCTCCCAAGTCAAAGGAGATCAAGCCCCACCCGGAGGGAATGGAGATCGGCGATCTGATGAAATATGCTCAGAACACTCAGCAGAAAACGGTCAACGCATTCCTGAAGAACGACTTTTCCAGGATAACGGACAGGATATCGGAGGAGATCCTTACCAAAGCGGGGATCGACCCCTCTGCGAAACCGCTGTCCCTTACCAGAGACCACTGCAAATCGATCATTAACGCGATCGCTCAAGTGAAGATAATGGCTCCGCCCACTGACTGTCTTTCCCCTATCGGGGACGCCCTGATAAAGAAGGGGCTGATGCACGTTCTGGATGGATTGAGGCCGGATTATTATGCCACGCCGGTCACGCGTCCTCCGAAATCGGTGAACGGGAATCCCTTCGTCGTGGAGGCTGGGATCGTCTACGGCGGTGAGATACCCTCGGACGAGCAGGTGACGATACTCAGGTTCGCGAACCGCGTCCCGCTGCTGTACCAGCAGGGGGCATGCACGATCACCAAGGCCCTATCGGAAGTGGACTGGAGAAGGTACGGACTAGAGCAGAGGGGCGGAAGGGGCATCCCCTTCGGCCCGGCGATAATACTCGTCCATGTCGCGTCCACAAAGGTGCCTTTCACATCAGAAGGCAAGGAAGCTGTGGCGTCCTTCGCCGAACTTCAGAATGAAATTGAGCAGGCGCTCAGGCTATGCGCCAGGAACCTTAAGAGCCATCTGAACAAGATGGAAAGGAAGTCAAAGACCAGCGCGAAGTTCGAGATCGTCCAGGAACTGATCCCCGCAATGGCGAAGAAGGCATCGTCAATGCTGGGAAGACCTATGCCCGACCTCAGCAGAACGATCAGCAAGATCATGAACGTGGTGTGGGTGGAATCCGGCACGAAGAAGGAGGGCAAGAATGCTCTCAACGTTACCTATACGATATACAACTACACAACGAACGAGCGCACGGTCAGACTTCATGCGCAGCTTCCCAAGGAATGCGTCAATCTGACCCTTTTCAGCAATCCGCATTTCATAGAGATGAACGACGAGGGCAAATCTACATGGGAGATCAGAGGGCTTCAGCCGTCCGCATCGCTCAAGATCCCGTTCGAACTGAAAGGCGAGCTGGCGGATACCTTCGACGCCGAAGATATCTACATCTCGGGCATAAACCCGGTCCTGGTCATGGGGGCCGAAGCGCTTCCGGGGGACTGGGGGATCAAAGGACTGGAAATAACGGAAAGCGACGACGTCCCCGTCGATGAGGAAGAGGACACAGAGGAGGCGGAAGACCTTGGCGACGAATGA
- a CDS encoding zinc-ribbon domain-containing protein, producing the protein MNNAAGTKTMNLKWFGTLTLRQILGLIAAFVFALALTLVGFGYSCMCFGMLLIAVILYMLPRTFGVENIKLMTLVGVLFTAAAVLIGGFVTAPGLVDANQGDPPDNEYFIDVEYTYTAGGVEIEAVLLKDIGTGEVFFKYIAVTSIGLGMAVDIAATLDGDSMASAHMDVAGSLVSGSVSLDSDRLYLGYLMVVETDASGEESTVENSATSARFLTGAYDGDLTPLCLLGCFVGTLYITIVFFLIMVFSNFMRVRVEKTRERMEKEGRLYPQGYGRCDECGAMVLPGEVNCRKCGAYIDRPDEMKPKKKDFFECSDCGAEVPMDAKTCPKCGAVFEEDEFEVVHSDGTVEITGETFACPECGAVSPATATFCVKCGAKFGRK; encoded by the coding sequence ATGAACAATGCCGCAGGTACAAAGACCATGAATCTGAAATGGTTCGGCACCTTAACGCTCAGACAGATACTGGGGCTGATCGCAGCGTTCGTTTTCGCTCTCGCTCTGACGCTGGTCGGGTTCGGATACTCATGCATGTGCTTCGGGATGCTGCTGATCGCAGTCATACTGTACATGCTGCCCCGCACGTTCGGGGTGGAGAATATCAAGCTTATGACGCTGGTCGGGGTCTTGTTCACGGCGGCAGCGGTCCTGATAGGCGGGTTCGTCACGGCGCCCGGCCTTGTGGATGCAAATCAGGGGGACCCTCCGGATAACGAATATTTCATCGATGTGGAATATACTTATACAGCGGGCGGGGTCGAGATAGAGGCCGTCCTCCTTAAGGACATAGGTACCGGCGAGGTCTTCTTCAAATACATAGCGGTAACAAGCATCGGGCTCGGAATGGCAGTGGATATCGCCGCCACCTTAGACGGCGATTCCATGGCGAGCGCCCACATGGACGTGGCCGGCAGTTTGGTTAGCGGCAGCGTATCGTTGGACAGCGACAGACTCTACTTAGGGTATCTTATGGTGGTGGAGACCGACGCCTCCGGTGAAGAATCTACCGTCGAAAATTCCGCTACATCGGCGCGTTTCCTGACCGGAGCATATGACGGAGATCTGACTCCGTTGTGCCTGTTAGGCTGCTTCGTCGGAACGCTCTACATAACGATCGTCTTCTTCCTGATAATGGTCTTCTCGAACTTCATGAGAGTGAGGGTGGAAAAGACCAGAGAGAGGATGGAGAAAGAAGGAAGGCTCTACCCCCAAGGATACGGAAGATGCGATGAATGCGGCGCCATGGTCCTTCCGGGAGAAGTGAACTGCAGGAAGTGCGGCGCATATATCGACCGCCCGGACGAGATGAAACCTAAGAAGAAAGACTTCTTTGAATGCAGCGACTGCGGCGCGGAAGTTCCGATGGATGCTAAGACATGCCCCAAATGCGGGGCGGTGTTCGAAGAAGATGAATTCGAAGTCGTGCATTCGGACGGAACCGTGGAGATAACCGGAGAAACATTCGCGTGTCCGGAATGCGGGGCGGTCTCACCGGCGACCGCTACGTTCTGCGTAAAGTGCGGCGCGAAGTTCGGCAGAAAATAA